One Chaetodon trifascialis isolate fChaTrf1 chromosome 13, fChaTrf1.hap1, whole genome shotgun sequence DNA segment encodes these proteins:
- the LOC139341080 gene encoding vinculin-like isoform X3, whose protein sequence is MPVFHTKTIESILEPVAQQISHLVIMHEEGEVDGKAIPDLTVPVAAVQAAVSNLVRVGKETVQTTEDQVMKRDMPPAFIKVENSSSKLVQAAQMLKADPYSVPARDYLIDGSRGILSGTSDLLLTFDEAEVRKIIRVCKGILEYLTVAEVVETMEDLITYTKNLGPGMTKMSKMIEERQQELTHQEHRQMLVNSMNTVKELLPMLISAVKIFVATKSSRGVGVEEAERNRRFTFEKISAEINEIIRVLQLTTWDEDAWANKDMEALKRSLALIESKMAQAKSWLKDPHGQPGDPGEVALRVILDEAGKVGELCAGKERKDILATTKALGQMTDQIADLRARGQGPTPGCVQRAGQCSQGLDLLFGKVDSAARRLEALINAKQAIARRLDAAQAWLADPNGGPEGEENIRALLAEAKRIADLCEDPKERDDILRSISEIAGLTARLVELRKQGKGDSPEARALAKQIGAALLTLQSKTNRAVANMRPAKPAVTLEGKMEQALRWVNNPGVDDRGVECEILQWNTGQAAIRGMVGEGRRLAGGLLGPYRQDMIGRCDRTEALMTSLADMAGRGEAEAPHARATAAQLQDSLKDLRQHMQEVMTQEVSDVFSDTTTPIKLLAVAATAPPDAPNREEVFEERAGNFEAHAGRLGATAEKAAAVGTANKSTVEGIHAAVKHARELTPQVTSAARILLKNPGNKAAYEHFDTMKNQWIDNVERLTGLVDEAIDTKSLLDASEEAIKKDIDKCRVAMANVQPQMLVAGATSIARRANRVLLVAKREVENSEDPRFRDTVKHASDILSHTISPMVMDAKAVAGNIQDKALQKAYLDSCLRILAAVGKVREAFQPQEPDFPPPPPDLDQLHVSDEQAPPKPPLPEGEVPPPRPPPPEEKDEEFPEQKVGEVLSEPMMVAARQLHDEARKWSSRPEDEEAVEEREVDDEDEFTDGEDDYEPELLMMPSNQPVNQPILAAAQSLHQEARKWSSKGNDIIAAAKRMALLMAEMSRLVRGGSGNKRALIQCAKDIAKASDEVTRLAKEVAKQCTDRRIRTNLLQVCERIPTISTQLKILSTVKATMLGRTNISEEESEQATEMLVHNAQNLMQSVKETVREAEAASIKIRTDAGFTLRWVRKTPWYQ, encoded by the exons ATGCCGGTGTTTCACACCAAGACCATCGAGAGTATCCTGGAGCCGGTGGCCCAGCAGATCTCCCACCTGGTCATCATGCacgaggagggggaggtggacGGTAAAGCCATCCCAGATCTGACGGTGCCGGTGGCCGCGGTGCAGGCGGCGGTCAGCAACCTTGTGCGG gtgggGAAGGAGACAGTTCAAACCACTGAGGACCAGGTGATGAAGAGAGACATGCCTCCTGCGTTCATTAA GGTGGAGAACTCGAGTTCAAAACTCGTCCAGGCGGCGCAGATGCTAAAGGCAGATCCATACTCTGTTCCTGCACGAGATTACCTGATCGATGGATCCAGAGGGATACTGTCCGGAACGTCGGACCTGCTCCTCACCTTTGATGaggctgag GTGCGTAAGATAATTCGCGTGTGTAAAGGTATCCTAGAGTATCTGACAGTAGctgaggtggtggagaccatgGAGGACCTCATCACTTACACCAAGAACCTGGGACCAG ggatgaccaaaatgtcaaagatgattgaggagaggcagcaggagcTGACGCACCaagaacacagacagatgctCGTCAACTCCATGAACACTGTCAAAGAGCTGCTGCCTATGCTCATATCCG CTGTAAAGATTTTTGTTGCAACCAAGAGCAGTCGGGGCGTCGGCGTTGAGGAGGCCGAGAGGAACAGAAGGTTTACCTTTGAGAAGATTAGCGCTGAAATCAATGAGATCATAAGAGTCTTACAGCTCACCACGTGGGACGAGGATGCCTGGGCCAATAAG GATATGGAGGCTTTGAAGAgatctctggctctgattgAGTCAAAGATGGCACAAGCTAAAAGCTGGCTCAAAGACCCCCATGGACAACCAG GAGACCCCGGTGAGGTTGCCCTGCGTGTCATACTGGATGAAGCTGGTAAGGTGGGAGAGCTGTGTGctgggaaggagaggaaagataTACTGGCAACCACTAAGGCTCTGGGACAAATGACCGACCAGATCGCCGACCTACGAGCCAg AGGCCAGGGCCCGACCCCAGGGTGTGTGCAGCGCGCAGGCCAGTGCTCACAGGGCTTAGACTTGTTATTTGGCAAAGTGGACAGTGCTGCTCGTAGGTTGGAGGCTCTAATCAATGCCAAGCAGGCCATTGCCAGAAGGCTGGATGCTGCACAG GCCTGGCTGGCTGATCCTAATGGCGGTCCTGAGGGGGAAGAGAACATCAGAGCACTACTAGCAGAGGCCAAGCGCATTGCAGATTTATGTGAAGACCCCAAAGAGAGGGATGACATCCTGCGCTCCATCAGTGAGATCGCAGGCCTCACTGCCAGACTTGTGGAGCTACGCAAACA GGGTAAAGGTGACAGCCCAGAGGCCCGTGCATTGGCAAAGCAGATTGGGGCGGCGCTGCTAACCTTGCAGTCCAAAACCAACCGGGCCGTGGCCAACATGAGACCAGCCAAACCCGCCGTCACCTTGGAGGGCAAGATGGAACAGGCCCTCCGCTGGGTGAACAACCCCGGAGTTGACGACAGAGGAGTAG AGTGTGAGATACTACAGTGGAACACAG GTCAGGCAGCAATCAGAGGAATGGTTGGAGAAGGGAGGAGGCTGGCAGGAGGCCTGTTAGGCCCGTATCGACAGGATATGATCGGACGCTGCGACAGAACGGAGGCTCTAATGACTTCTTTGGCAGACATGGCTGGCAGGGGCGAGGCTGAGGCTCCTCATGCCCGAGCTACAGCTGCACAACTGCAGGACAGCCTCAAG GACCTGAGGCAGCACATGCAGGAGGTGATGACCCAGGAAGtatctgatgttttcagtgaCACCACCACCCCTATCAAActgctggctgtggctgcaACTGCTCCCCCTGATGCCCCCAACAGGGAGGAG GTTTTTGAAGAGCGTGCAGGGAACTTTGAGGCCCACGCAGGTCGGCTGGGGGCAACTGCAGAGAAGGCCGCTGCAGTGGGAACAGCCAATAAGAGCACTGTAGAGGGCATacatgctgctgtgaaacatgCCAGGGAGCTCACACCACAG GTGACCTCTGCTGCTCGCATCTTGTTGAAGAATCCTGGAAATAAAGCAGCATACGAGCACTTTGACACCATGAAGAACCAGTGGATTGACAACGTGGAGAGACTCACCG GTCTGGTGGATGAGGCCATCGACACCAAATCTCTGTTAGATGCTTCTGAGGAGGCTATAAAGAAAGACATTGACAAGTGCAGAGTTGCCATGGCAAATGTTCAGCCCCAAATGCTTGTTGCCGGGGCAACAAGCATAGCAAGACGAGCTAACCGGGTTCTGTTGGTGGCTAAGAGGGAAGTGGAGAACTCTGAAGATCCGCGCTTCAGAGACACGGTGAAACATGCCTCAGACATCCTCTCACACACCATCTCGCCCATGGTGATGGATGCTAAGGCAGTGGCCGGCAACATACAAGATAAAG ctctgCAGAAGGCCTATTTGGACTCGTGCCTGAGGATCCTGGCTGCAGTCGGAAAAGTTAGAGAAGCCTTTCAACCTCAGGAGCCCGACTTCCCTCCTCCGCCACCTGACCTGGACCAGCTCCAT gTTAGTGATGAGCAGGCACCACCCAAGCCCCCTTTGCCAGAGGGCGAGGTGCCCCCGCCTCGGCCCCCTCCTCCTGAGGAGAAGGATGAGGAGTTCCCAGAGCAGAAGGTTGGAGAGGTGCTCAGCGAGCCCATGATGGTGGCAGCCAGGCAGCTGCATGATGAGGCACGCAAGTGGTCCAGCAGG cctgaggatgaggaggcagtagaggagagggaggtagatgatgaagatgagttTACTGATGGTGAGGATGACTATGAGCCAGAGCTGCTGATGATGCCCTCCAACCAACCTGTCAATCAACCCATTCTGGCAGCTGCCCAGTCTCTCCACCAGGAGGCGCGCAAGTGGTCCAGCAAG GGTAACGACATCATTGCAGCGGCCAAGCGGATGGCTCTGTTAATGGCAGAAATGTCTCGGCTGGTGCGTGGCGGAAGCGGGAACAAGCGAGCGCTGATTCAGTGTGCAAAGGACATCGCCAAGGCCTCGGATGAGGTGACGAGGCTGGCCAAAGAGGTGGCCAAGCAGTGCACCGACAGACGAATCAGAACGAatctgctgcag GTGTGTGAACGAATCCCTACCATCAGTACTCAGCTGAAGATCCTCTCCACTGTCAAAGCCACCATGCTGGGAAGAACAAACATCAGTGAAGAGGAGTCAGAGCAG GCCACAGAGATGTTGGTACATAACGCCCAGAATCTGATGCAGTCAGTGAAGGAGACCGTGAGAGAGGCAGAAGCCGCCTCCATCAAGATTCGCACAGATGCAGGATTCACCCTTCGCTGGGTGCGCAAGACCCCCTGGTACCAATAA
- the LOC139341080 gene encoding vinculin-like isoform X6, producing MPVFHTKTIESILEPVAQQISHLVIMHEEGEVDGKAIPDLTVPVAAVQAAVSNLVRVGKETVQTTEDQVMKRDMPPAFIKVENSSSKLVQAAQMLKADPYSVPARDYLIDGSRGILSGTSDLLLTFDEAEVRKIIRVCKGILEYLTVAEVVETMEDLITYTKNLGPGMTKMSKMIEERQQELTHQEHRQMLVNSMNTVKELLPMLISAVKIFVATKSSRGVGVEEAERNRRFTFEKISAEINEIIRVLQLTTWDEDAWANKDMEALKRSLALIESKMAQAKSWLKDPHGQPGDPGEVALRVILDEAGKVGELCAGKERKDILATTKALGQMTDQIADLRARGQGPTPGCVQRAGQCSQGLDLLFGKVDSAARRLEALINAKQAIARRLDAAQAWLADPNGGPEGEENIRALLAEAKRIADLCEDPKERDDILRSISEIAGLTARLVELRKQGKGDSPEARALAKQIGAALLTLQSKTNRAVANMRPAKPAVTLEGKMEQALRWVNNPGVDDRGVGQAAIRGMVGEGRRLAGGLLGPYRQDMIGRCDRTEALMTSLADMAGRGEAEAPHARATAAQLQDSLKDLRQHMQEVMTQEVSDVFSDTTTPIKLLAVAATAPPDAPNREEVFEERAGNFEAHAGRLGATAEKAAAVGTANKSTVEGIHAAVKHARELTPQVTSAARILLKNPGNKAAYEHFDTMKNQWIDNVERLTGLVDEAIDTKSLLDASEEAIKKDIDKCRVAMANVQPQMLVAGATSIARRANRVLLVAKREVENSEDPRFRDTVKHASDILSHTISPMVMDAKAVAGNIQDKALQKAYLDSCLRILAAVGKVREAFQPQEPDFPPPPPDLDQLHVSDEQAPPKPPLPEGEVPPPRPPPPEEKDEEFPEQKVGEVLSEPMMVAARQLHDEARKWSSRGNDIIAAAKRMALLMAEMSRLVRGGSGNKRALIQCAKDIAKASDEVTRLAKEVAKQCTDRRIRTNLLQVCERIPTISTQLKILSTVKATMLGRTNISEEESEQATEMLVHNAQNLMQSVKETVREAEAASIKIRTDAGFTLRWVRKTPWYQ from the exons ATGCCGGTGTTTCACACCAAGACCATCGAGAGTATCCTGGAGCCGGTGGCCCAGCAGATCTCCCACCTGGTCATCATGCacgaggagggggaggtggacGGTAAAGCCATCCCAGATCTGACGGTGCCGGTGGCCGCGGTGCAGGCGGCGGTCAGCAACCTTGTGCGG gtgggGAAGGAGACAGTTCAAACCACTGAGGACCAGGTGATGAAGAGAGACATGCCTCCTGCGTTCATTAA GGTGGAGAACTCGAGTTCAAAACTCGTCCAGGCGGCGCAGATGCTAAAGGCAGATCCATACTCTGTTCCTGCACGAGATTACCTGATCGATGGATCCAGAGGGATACTGTCCGGAACGTCGGACCTGCTCCTCACCTTTGATGaggctgag GTGCGTAAGATAATTCGCGTGTGTAAAGGTATCCTAGAGTATCTGACAGTAGctgaggtggtggagaccatgGAGGACCTCATCACTTACACCAAGAACCTGGGACCAG ggatgaccaaaatgtcaaagatgattgaggagaggcagcaggagcTGACGCACCaagaacacagacagatgctCGTCAACTCCATGAACACTGTCAAAGAGCTGCTGCCTATGCTCATATCCG CTGTAAAGATTTTTGTTGCAACCAAGAGCAGTCGGGGCGTCGGCGTTGAGGAGGCCGAGAGGAACAGAAGGTTTACCTTTGAGAAGATTAGCGCTGAAATCAATGAGATCATAAGAGTCTTACAGCTCACCACGTGGGACGAGGATGCCTGGGCCAATAAG GATATGGAGGCTTTGAAGAgatctctggctctgattgAGTCAAAGATGGCACAAGCTAAAAGCTGGCTCAAAGACCCCCATGGACAACCAG GAGACCCCGGTGAGGTTGCCCTGCGTGTCATACTGGATGAAGCTGGTAAGGTGGGAGAGCTGTGTGctgggaaggagaggaaagataTACTGGCAACCACTAAGGCTCTGGGACAAATGACCGACCAGATCGCCGACCTACGAGCCAg AGGCCAGGGCCCGACCCCAGGGTGTGTGCAGCGCGCAGGCCAGTGCTCACAGGGCTTAGACTTGTTATTTGGCAAAGTGGACAGTGCTGCTCGTAGGTTGGAGGCTCTAATCAATGCCAAGCAGGCCATTGCCAGAAGGCTGGATGCTGCACAG GCCTGGCTGGCTGATCCTAATGGCGGTCCTGAGGGGGAAGAGAACATCAGAGCACTACTAGCAGAGGCCAAGCGCATTGCAGATTTATGTGAAGACCCCAAAGAGAGGGATGACATCCTGCGCTCCATCAGTGAGATCGCAGGCCTCACTGCCAGACTTGTGGAGCTACGCAAACA GGGTAAAGGTGACAGCCCAGAGGCCCGTGCATTGGCAAAGCAGATTGGGGCGGCGCTGCTAACCTTGCAGTCCAAAACCAACCGGGCCGTGGCCAACATGAGACCAGCCAAACCCGCCGTCACCTTGGAGGGCAAGATGGAACAGGCCCTCCGCTGGGTGAACAACCCCGGAGTTGACGACAGAGGAGTAG GTCAGGCAGCAATCAGAGGAATGGTTGGAGAAGGGAGGAGGCTGGCAGGAGGCCTGTTAGGCCCGTATCGACAGGATATGATCGGACGCTGCGACAGAACGGAGGCTCTAATGACTTCTTTGGCAGACATGGCTGGCAGGGGCGAGGCTGAGGCTCCTCATGCCCGAGCTACAGCTGCACAACTGCAGGACAGCCTCAAG GACCTGAGGCAGCACATGCAGGAGGTGATGACCCAGGAAGtatctgatgttttcagtgaCACCACCACCCCTATCAAActgctggctgtggctgcaACTGCTCCCCCTGATGCCCCCAACAGGGAGGAG GTTTTTGAAGAGCGTGCAGGGAACTTTGAGGCCCACGCAGGTCGGCTGGGGGCAACTGCAGAGAAGGCCGCTGCAGTGGGAACAGCCAATAAGAGCACTGTAGAGGGCATacatgctgctgtgaaacatgCCAGGGAGCTCACACCACAG GTGACCTCTGCTGCTCGCATCTTGTTGAAGAATCCTGGAAATAAAGCAGCATACGAGCACTTTGACACCATGAAGAACCAGTGGATTGACAACGTGGAGAGACTCACCG GTCTGGTGGATGAGGCCATCGACACCAAATCTCTGTTAGATGCTTCTGAGGAGGCTATAAAGAAAGACATTGACAAGTGCAGAGTTGCCATGGCAAATGTTCAGCCCCAAATGCTTGTTGCCGGGGCAACAAGCATAGCAAGACGAGCTAACCGGGTTCTGTTGGTGGCTAAGAGGGAAGTGGAGAACTCTGAAGATCCGCGCTTCAGAGACACGGTGAAACATGCCTCAGACATCCTCTCACACACCATCTCGCCCATGGTGATGGATGCTAAGGCAGTGGCCGGCAACATACAAGATAAAG ctctgCAGAAGGCCTATTTGGACTCGTGCCTGAGGATCCTGGCTGCAGTCGGAAAAGTTAGAGAAGCCTTTCAACCTCAGGAGCCCGACTTCCCTCCTCCGCCACCTGACCTGGACCAGCTCCAT gTTAGTGATGAGCAGGCACCACCCAAGCCCCCTTTGCCAGAGGGCGAGGTGCCCCCGCCTCGGCCCCCTCCTCCTGAGGAGAAGGATGAGGAGTTCCCAGAGCAGAAGGTTGGAGAGGTGCTCAGCGAGCCCATGATGGTGGCAGCCAGGCAGCTGCATGATGAGGCACGCAAGTGGTCCAGCAGG GGTAACGACATCATTGCAGCGGCCAAGCGGATGGCTCTGTTAATGGCAGAAATGTCTCGGCTGGTGCGTGGCGGAAGCGGGAACAAGCGAGCGCTGATTCAGTGTGCAAAGGACATCGCCAAGGCCTCGGATGAGGTGACGAGGCTGGCCAAAGAGGTGGCCAAGCAGTGCACCGACAGACGAATCAGAACGAatctgctgcag GTGTGTGAACGAATCCCTACCATCAGTACTCAGCTGAAGATCCTCTCCACTGTCAAAGCCACCATGCTGGGAAGAACAAACATCAGTGAAGAGGAGTCAGAGCAG GCCACAGAGATGTTGGTACATAACGCCCAGAATCTGATGCAGTCAGTGAAGGAGACCGTGAGAGAGGCAGAAGCCGCCTCCATCAAGATTCGCACAGATGCAGGATTCACCCTTCGCTGGGTGCGCAAGACCCCCTGGTACCAATAA
- the LOC139341080 gene encoding vinculin-like isoform X2 codes for MPVFHTKTIESILEPVAQQISHLVIMHEEGEVDGKAIPDLTVPVAAVQAAVSNLVRVGKETVQTTEDQVMKRDMPPAFIKVENSSSKLVQAAQMLKADPYSVPARDYLIDGSRGILSGTSDLLLTFDEAEVRKIIRVCKGILEYLTVAEVVETMEDLITYTKNLGPGMTKMSKMIEERQQELTHQEHRQMLVNSMNTVKELLPMLISAVKIFVATKSSRGVGVEEAERNRRFTFEKISAEINEIIRVLQLTTWDEDAWANKDMEALKRSLALIESKMAQAKSWLKDPHGQPGDPGEVALRVILDEAGKVGELCAGKERKDILATTKALGQMTDQIADLRARGQGPTPGCVQRAGQCSQGLDLLFGKVDSAARRLEALINAKQAIARRLDAAQAWLADPNGGPEGEENIRALLAEAKRIADLCEDPKERDDILRSISEIAGLTARLVELRKQLKLQPHAANSWHILPAWKICCCLSTLGISPTIRGKGDSPEARALAKQIGAALLTLQSKTNRAVANMRPAKPAVTLEGKMEQALRWVNNPGVDDRGVGQAAIRGMVGEGRRLAGGLLGPYRQDMIGRCDRTEALMTSLADMAGRGEAEAPHARATAAQLQDSLKDLRQHMQEVMTQEVSDVFSDTTTPIKLLAVAATAPPDAPNREEVFEERAGNFEAHAGRLGATAEKAAAVGTANKSTVEGIHAAVKHARELTPQVTSAARILLKNPGNKAAYEHFDTMKNQWIDNVERLTGLVDEAIDTKSLLDASEEAIKKDIDKCRVAMANVQPQMLVAGATSIARRANRVLLVAKREVENSEDPRFRDTVKHASDILSHTISPMVMDAKAVAGNIQDKALQKAYLDSCLRILAAVGKVREAFQPQEPDFPPPPPDLDQLHVSDEQAPPKPPLPEGEVPPPRPPPPEEKDEEFPEQKVGEVLSEPMMVAARQLHDEARKWSSRPEDEEAVEEREVDDEDEFTDGEDDYEPELLMMPSNQPVNQPILAAAQSLHQEARKWSSKGNDIIAAAKRMALLMAEMSRLVRGGSGNKRALIQCAKDIAKASDEVTRLAKEVAKQCTDRRIRTNLLQVCERIPTISTQLKILSTVKATMLGRTNISEEESEQATEMLVHNAQNLMQSVKETVREAEAASIKIRTDAGFTLRWVRKTPWYQ; via the exons ATGCCGGTGTTTCACACCAAGACCATCGAGAGTATCCTGGAGCCGGTGGCCCAGCAGATCTCCCACCTGGTCATCATGCacgaggagggggaggtggacGGTAAAGCCATCCCAGATCTGACGGTGCCGGTGGCCGCGGTGCAGGCGGCGGTCAGCAACCTTGTGCGG gtgggGAAGGAGACAGTTCAAACCACTGAGGACCAGGTGATGAAGAGAGACATGCCTCCTGCGTTCATTAA GGTGGAGAACTCGAGTTCAAAACTCGTCCAGGCGGCGCAGATGCTAAAGGCAGATCCATACTCTGTTCCTGCACGAGATTACCTGATCGATGGATCCAGAGGGATACTGTCCGGAACGTCGGACCTGCTCCTCACCTTTGATGaggctgag GTGCGTAAGATAATTCGCGTGTGTAAAGGTATCCTAGAGTATCTGACAGTAGctgaggtggtggagaccatgGAGGACCTCATCACTTACACCAAGAACCTGGGACCAG ggatgaccaaaatgtcaaagatgattgaggagaggcagcaggagcTGACGCACCaagaacacagacagatgctCGTCAACTCCATGAACACTGTCAAAGAGCTGCTGCCTATGCTCATATCCG CTGTAAAGATTTTTGTTGCAACCAAGAGCAGTCGGGGCGTCGGCGTTGAGGAGGCCGAGAGGAACAGAAGGTTTACCTTTGAGAAGATTAGCGCTGAAATCAATGAGATCATAAGAGTCTTACAGCTCACCACGTGGGACGAGGATGCCTGGGCCAATAAG GATATGGAGGCTTTGAAGAgatctctggctctgattgAGTCAAAGATGGCACAAGCTAAAAGCTGGCTCAAAGACCCCCATGGACAACCAG GAGACCCCGGTGAGGTTGCCCTGCGTGTCATACTGGATGAAGCTGGTAAGGTGGGAGAGCTGTGTGctgggaaggagaggaaagataTACTGGCAACCACTAAGGCTCTGGGACAAATGACCGACCAGATCGCCGACCTACGAGCCAg AGGCCAGGGCCCGACCCCAGGGTGTGTGCAGCGCGCAGGCCAGTGCTCACAGGGCTTAGACTTGTTATTTGGCAAAGTGGACAGTGCTGCTCGTAGGTTGGAGGCTCTAATCAATGCCAAGCAGGCCATTGCCAGAAGGCTGGATGCTGCACAG GCCTGGCTGGCTGATCCTAATGGCGGTCCTGAGGGGGAAGAGAACATCAGAGCACTACTAGCAGAGGCCAAGCGCATTGCAGATTTATGTGAAGACCCCAAAGAGAGGGATGACATCCTGCGCTCCATCAGTGAGATCGCAGGCCTCACTGCCAGACTTGTGGAGCTACGCAAACA GCTCAAACTGCAACCTCATGCAGCCAATAGCTGGCATATATTACCTGCCTGGAAAATATGTTGTTGCCTGTCAACCCTGGGCATCAGTCCTACAATAAG GGGTAAAGGTGACAGCCCAGAGGCCCGTGCATTGGCAAAGCAGATTGGGGCGGCGCTGCTAACCTTGCAGTCCAAAACCAACCGGGCCGTGGCCAACATGAGACCAGCCAAACCCGCCGTCACCTTGGAGGGCAAGATGGAACAGGCCCTCCGCTGGGTGAACAACCCCGGAGTTGACGACAGAGGAGTAG GTCAGGCAGCAATCAGAGGAATGGTTGGAGAAGGGAGGAGGCTGGCAGGAGGCCTGTTAGGCCCGTATCGACAGGATATGATCGGACGCTGCGACAGAACGGAGGCTCTAATGACTTCTTTGGCAGACATGGCTGGCAGGGGCGAGGCTGAGGCTCCTCATGCCCGAGCTACAGCTGCACAACTGCAGGACAGCCTCAAG GACCTGAGGCAGCACATGCAGGAGGTGATGACCCAGGAAGtatctgatgttttcagtgaCACCACCACCCCTATCAAActgctggctgtggctgcaACTGCTCCCCCTGATGCCCCCAACAGGGAGGAG GTTTTTGAAGAGCGTGCAGGGAACTTTGAGGCCCACGCAGGTCGGCTGGGGGCAACTGCAGAGAAGGCCGCTGCAGTGGGAACAGCCAATAAGAGCACTGTAGAGGGCATacatgctgctgtgaaacatgCCAGGGAGCTCACACCACAG GTGACCTCTGCTGCTCGCATCTTGTTGAAGAATCCTGGAAATAAAGCAGCATACGAGCACTTTGACACCATGAAGAACCAGTGGATTGACAACGTGGAGAGACTCACCG GTCTGGTGGATGAGGCCATCGACACCAAATCTCTGTTAGATGCTTCTGAGGAGGCTATAAAGAAAGACATTGACAAGTGCAGAGTTGCCATGGCAAATGTTCAGCCCCAAATGCTTGTTGCCGGGGCAACAAGCATAGCAAGACGAGCTAACCGGGTTCTGTTGGTGGCTAAGAGGGAAGTGGAGAACTCTGAAGATCCGCGCTTCAGAGACACGGTGAAACATGCCTCAGACATCCTCTCACACACCATCTCGCCCATGGTGATGGATGCTAAGGCAGTGGCCGGCAACATACAAGATAAAG ctctgCAGAAGGCCTATTTGGACTCGTGCCTGAGGATCCTGGCTGCAGTCGGAAAAGTTAGAGAAGCCTTTCAACCTCAGGAGCCCGACTTCCCTCCTCCGCCACCTGACCTGGACCAGCTCCAT gTTAGTGATGAGCAGGCACCACCCAAGCCCCCTTTGCCAGAGGGCGAGGTGCCCCCGCCTCGGCCCCCTCCTCCTGAGGAGAAGGATGAGGAGTTCCCAGAGCAGAAGGTTGGAGAGGTGCTCAGCGAGCCCATGATGGTGGCAGCCAGGCAGCTGCATGATGAGGCACGCAAGTGGTCCAGCAGG cctgaggatgaggaggcagtagaggagagggaggtagatgatgaagatgagttTACTGATGGTGAGGATGACTATGAGCCAGAGCTGCTGATGATGCCCTCCAACCAACCTGTCAATCAACCCATTCTGGCAGCTGCCCAGTCTCTCCACCAGGAGGCGCGCAAGTGGTCCAGCAAG GGTAACGACATCATTGCAGCGGCCAAGCGGATGGCTCTGTTAATGGCAGAAATGTCTCGGCTGGTGCGTGGCGGAAGCGGGAACAAGCGAGCGCTGATTCAGTGTGCAAAGGACATCGCCAAGGCCTCGGATGAGGTGACGAGGCTGGCCAAAGAGGTGGCCAAGCAGTGCACCGACAGACGAATCAGAACGAatctgctgcag GTGTGTGAACGAATCCCTACCATCAGTACTCAGCTGAAGATCCTCTCCACTGTCAAAGCCACCATGCTGGGAAGAACAAACATCAGTGAAGAGGAGTCAGAGCAG GCCACAGAGATGTTGGTACATAACGCCCAGAATCTGATGCAGTCAGTGAAGGAGACCGTGAGAGAGGCAGAAGCCGCCTCCATCAAGATTCGCACAGATGCAGGATTCACCCTTCGCTGGGTGCGCAAGACCCCCTGGTACCAATAA